Within Bdellovibrionales bacterium, the genomic segment TCTCGCGGGACCCTGTGCTCGAGCACAAGAGAACCTAGGATGGAAGGAATTAGAGAAAACTGAAATTGAGGTAAGTTGGGAAAATTTGCCAAATGCCAAGGGCTATGAGTTGGAGTTTCAGCCCGTGGATGGTTCTGGAGAGGTGCTCAATTTTTCTACCGTCGAGTCAACTTTTAAGGTCTCGCTCGTTCCTGGATCATATCGATTTCGGATTCGTTCGATGGACAGCATGGGTGATAAAGGAGAGTGGAGTGAACCATTAATACTTGTGGCCCAGAGTCAGGAGGTAACACTTGTCTCTCCGGTGAATAATGTTGCCATCGAAGCCAAGGGAAAGCGGGAACGTGTTCAATTTTCATGGAATCCATATTCTGATGCAAAGGGGTATGTCTTTCGGATATGGTCTGAGACAAAAAGTGAAGTGCATACCCTTAAGACAAAGAAAGTGAATGTTTCACTGAGTCTCCTTGCGGAGAACAAATATTTTTGGGAAATTTACCCAATTCACAAATCCGGCGTTCGGTATCAGAGAAAGAGCCCTCCAGAAAGCTTTACTCTGTATGGTAAACAGCTGCCAACTCCTGAGTTGGAAATTCTGACTCCAAAGAATCCGATTGGAGTCGAATGGAGACCGCTTAAAGACGTTTCCTATAATATCAGCATTTTTCGCCGTGATATTCTTGGACTGGAGTGGGCAAAAATCGAGGAGCAGAACGATATCAGGACTGGTAAGTGGCTCTTTAAAAAGCCGTTGAGACCAGGGCAATATAAAGTTGAAGTGTTTGGAGTCGGCAAAATGAGGACGAACTCAATAGTTGCTACAAAAGAGTTTTTTGTAAAGCCGAAGCTTCAGGAATTGCTTGGCTTGTCACAAGTCAACTTGCAGGGAGCTCAGAATGATTGAGGATGATCAGAATTCCAGGTCCGATGATCCCAACGACAGAAGTTTTTTTACTCAGTTGTCATCATCCGATAGAGAAGATCTATTGAAGGGTCTGAGGGAAGTGGTTAGCCTTGAAGCAAGTATTGCGATTCCTGATAAAAAATTGATTCGTGTTAAATGCGGATGTATGAAAGGTTCACTCATGTTGATTTTGGAGGGTGGGCTTGAAATTGGTTCATATTCAGGGGCCGTCGAAGTGGAATTCATTTTTAATTTGAACAAGTATCTATTGAAATCAAATTTGAAAGCGGATGAGAGTGGACGGAAATATTTGGGATTGAATGGTGATTTTTATTTGGTTCAAAGACGAAAGAACTTCCGAGTTGATGTGCCCGTTCATATCATACCCTCGTGCTCATTTGTGCTGTCTAACCAGTCAAAGCGTCTATTTAGAGCGAAAGTTTTGAATATTAGTTTGGGTGGATGTTTGTTGGCCATCGAGCCCCGCAATAATCATACATTTCAGATTGATAATCAAATTGAGATGACTCTCTCCATTGAGGGAGGAAAGGTAATTGAGGTAACCGGTGTCATCAGAAGAGTTCTCTCGGTTCATCAACAGAAGGATTTCTCTCTCCGATTGGGCATCGAGTTCGAGAGGTTGAGCAGTCATGAAGAATCGAGGATCAATGAAATTGTAATGAAATGCTATCGAATGACAAATCGGTTTGGGAGCCGTCTGAGAAGTATGTAAAGGCTTTTCTATACTTCCGCCTGCAAACGAGAGATGGTGCCCACTCCTGCACGGTGGTGAGCACCATCTTTAGGATTCTCTGACCCTATTATTAATGAAAGACCTCTCTAACTTGCTGACGTGATCGATTGAGGTCGGCATTGTAATAGAACCAAATATCAAAAATGATAAGAAGTTCTCCACCTTTCCGTTTTGCTACGGATTTGTATCGAATTTCATTTCCGAGGGCATCTCTTTCAAAAAAATGTGGGTCATAATTGAGATCTAATACATCAATGTTAAATTGAGATAGACTCAGAAGTTCAGAATCTTGTGCGATTCCGTCTAAGTTGGAATCTTTCCAAAGTCTTAATTCATTGAAGATCGCATCGTCCTTGTCAATGTATCCATCTGAAATACTGAGGGATCTTTTTCCATCTAATGAAGTCCCATCAAATTTGGCCAGAGCTTTAAATCCATTGGGAGAAAAGTTCCATCTGGACCTTTTGTGTTGTCGCCAAAGAGCTCCTGTATACCATTGATCTTTCCCTGGGAGTTTGGCCTAGCCAGAAACATGAAGTTCGGCTCTTTGATCCATCCAATTCGCACTTTTGAAAATGGGGATGGGAAGGAGCGAAATCCAAAAATGTCAAAGAAAACACCTTGAAGCGAATCTGAGAAGGAGAGCTGTTCTCCTTTTTCGACTTGAACTGCTAGAGGGGATGCTCTGTTGTCGCAGGAATCTCCCTCTCCTGTTCCTTCGCCTCCGAGACCCATTCCCGGATTTGGTCCATTTAGGATGTAATGGCGGCTAGTATCGTAGTTTGCCGCTTCGACAACTCCGGTTTGATCATTGTTGGTTTGGACAAGCTTGCCCTCTTTAATTTGAATTCTCAAGCCTGATCTTGGATTGTTTGCCGTGTAATAAAGCCACATAGTCTCAATAGTTCCGGAGTAGGATAGATCCTTGAGGCGACCTTCGCTTGAGAGCAGTGAGACCTGGTAGGTTCCGTCAGGAAGATTGCAGGAAGACAAGTCAATTGTTCTTTCCCGGTAGATTCTCTGGCGAATTTCTTCTGTTTTACCATCAATGTTGCAGGAGAAGGAGGAATCAGAGAATGCGAGTGGTGTGGTCTGTTGACCCGTGTCTTTTTTGACAACTATCTTTAGAGATGGTGCGACTCTGAGATACGTGCCTGCACCGTCTGCCATGCCCTGACTGCATATGGTGGTGACCTTTATTTTAATATCGCTTTCATTTCGTGGTTGCGTGTCGTCCCCTGGCTCTCTGATTCGCTCTGAGGTATCGATGGGATTCCTCAGAATAGATTGAGATTTTAGTAGCTCGTTTTTTTCTCCCCCATCTATAGGACTAAATTTTGAGCATGAAGTTGATATAAGTAGGAAGAATACGACCAGTGGTAATCGAGGTGGGGAACAGTTCGACAAAACGGATTGTTCCGTTGGAGGATAGGCCATTAATTGCTCCTTGATTCGGATTGTTTGTTGCCTAATTCAATTGCAATGCTAATGCCGTACCTAAGTAAAACGTTTCGAGATGAGTTTCTTATTTGATTGAGTTCGCAACACTTGTTCATGAGCCTGACGGATGAATTTCTTATCAACGACTATCACCGATTATCAAGAGTGTGAGCGTTGAATTCAGTCTCGATTTGGCGTTCTTCAGGACTATAATCCAGTTCTAATTTAGCGTATATATTTGCTAGAGTTTGACGTGATGAATTGGATCTCTATTTGAGTTAAGGCAGCCAACTGTCTATCAAAAAGATATCTCGCCTGAAGCAATATGATAAAAAGCGGCTCCACGCACACGTGCTACCTGTAGAATATGGCCTTTGCTTTAAAAATAAATCTGGTCTGGTCATTGAGAGGAAATGGCTTCTAATATACATCATGAGAGCAAGAGCTTTCTTTTTGTCTGTGATGTTGCCGATTTTGGTTTTATCTCTGTTGGCACTGACGTCCTGTTTTCGAAGAGAATGGTCCCAAGAGGAGATAAAATACTACTCATCTCTTTCTACGCCAGATAATTTCTGGTGGCATGGAATGTTCGGTGAAGTTCCGGATGCTGAATCAAGAGCTCTGATAAAGGCCTTCAAGCCATCTATTTACGTGAGTCCGAGGGGCCTTGCGCCGATTGACTTCTATGCTGATTACTTATCTCAGTGTGATCTGATTGATGAGCATGGAAAGGTATTAACGAAAAAGGTAGGCCGAACAGCTCTTCAATTTTACGAACGATCTCCTCATGTGAGTTTGAAATACAGAGGTGGCGTACAGGCGTGTTCAGAAAATTCATGTGAGAGGATAGCCTCGGTCGGGTATGGAAATCATTTTTTGGAATCAATTGTTCTGGATGCAGATCTTGAAATTGCATTTCATGTTTTAAAATACAATTTCGTCTTCCCACGTCGTGGATTGCCGGCAAGACTAAATTTGTTTCAAAAATTCTTAGCCTCTCTCCTGGGGGATTCTGCAAACTGGGCTGAGCCTGATATTCATAGTGCAATCCATATTTTTGTGAACAGTTGGGATGGCCGACCCCAAATTGTCCTTCTTTCCCAGCCGAATCAATACCGCACTTATGTGGTGGGCGAGGACATCTCATGGGATCCTCAGAACAGTTTGCAAATCTGCTTTGCCGAACGATCCAATGTACCCTACCCCTGTCCAGTGGGTAGTGAACCGCAGGTTCACAAGTCGGAATTAAACCCCGCTGACTTATCACCCACTATCTATGGTCGAGGGGATTGGTGGGTAAATGGGGAGGACTTGGTTTACGGTCCGAAAGGAAAGGCCATTCCAGTATCATATGAGTTGGCCTATCTGCCTCAGTGGGATCCCCTTTATGTTTCATGGATGCCTCTTGGCTCAAACCAAGCTCGTTCCCTTCTAGGGGGGTCGAATGAGTGGCGAGGGAGTGGCTCGCCGGGAATGAATTTCAAGTTTAATTCGAAACTTTCACGCTATATTGATATCGCTCAATTTTTTTATTTTGACTCGACGGATAGTGTGGGTCTTCGACTTTTTCTTGAGAAAAAAAGGAGCCTATTGTCAGAGGACTATGATTTCACCTCAGTTTACAGGTGGAATTCTAGCCGATTGAGGAGAAAGATGATTGAGAAATTTTATCCAAACTACCAGCCCCCCAGGTATCCATCTTCGAAGCGCGCAGCTGAATCTGAATAAAATTGGTGGCTGAATGAGCTAAGTTGTTCCGCTTCTCATGCGCGAGGCCCGATTTTCCTTTTGATTTACGGATGATTCAAGATTCCGATTCGATTTACTCAATCGACGAAGTCGCGATTTATTCTCTTGGTTCTGGCGCTTGTATTTGGCGATAAGAGCATCCGCCTCTTTGCTTCGTTGCATCAGGACGCGCTCTCTTTTTTGTTCCATTTTAATCTCGCGACTAGTGTCGTCGCGTTTCCGTTTTGATTCCTTTACCCGACTTTCCACAATAGCGAGCTTTTCCACAACGGAAGCGAGTCGCAATTTCAATTTGTCTCTGTCTCTTTCCTTTTTACGCAGTTCTAGTTCCGTTTTTTCGGCCAACTTAGAACTGCTATCAAATCGCTTTGCCTGGCGTTCAATTTGGTTTTGTAAACGCTTTTTCTCAAATTCCATTTGTCCAATTTTACGACGGAGGCTACTTGTTTCCTTCTTTATTGATTGGATGTGATTCGCTGTCTGCTTAGCTCTTTCCTTTTCGTCCAAAACTTCAATGTCTTCAACTTCAGCTTCTAAAGAGGTTTCATTAAGTTTTTCTTCTGAAGCCTTGCTCTCATTTGAATAGGCCTCCACTTCAAGGGGGGAATCTTCCGGACTCCCCATGGCTTGATAGGAAAAGCCAATTGCAGCTATTGTCATCCAGACAAATAAAAATGATCTCATAGACTGATACTCCCTGGTCTTCATTTGAGATAAGTCTCCAGACGAAAGTAACAGCAATCTTGTCGCCAAGACGATCTACAGTTTAATTGGAAGCCAGGGCAGGAAGCCACGAAAGGATTTCAAGGGAAGTGACCAAAAATGGCCTATAGGGCAATGAGCCCGTTGATTTTGGAGGCCCGTTCGTAGATGGCAATAATAATATCAGCGCAGTCAGCTTTGAAAAAAACAGTTGCGCTGACGTAATTGCCATTGCGGGAGTCGCGAAAAGTCATAGAATGCTGAGGAAAAAGAGCCTCCACTTGAGGCAGTGCTTCTCTAAGGACAATAAATTTAAACATGTATTCGCAGGGCCACTTGTATTCGGTGTTCAAGATAGCCTTAAATTTTTCGTGATCTCCGGGATAACGTGATCTCATGATATCCTGCCTTAAAACGCTAGTTCAAACTGGAATTCCAGTTCTGATTTCTGCACAAAAATTGCGCCAGCTGATCCCTTGAACCACGAGAAATGTTTTAATGAATCCGCGAAGGCAGTTCAAGTAGAATTTTGACTTGTCTTCACGGATTCTGGATTCGGGCTATGCATCG encodes:
- a CDS encoding fibronectin type III domain-containing protein, which produces MGKGSRGEILNLSNILRGLTVSLLFFLAGPCARAQENLGWKELEKTEIEVSWENLPNAKGYELEFQPVDGSGEVLNFSTVESTFKVSLVPGSYRFRIRSMDSMGDKGEWSEPLILVAQSQEVTLVSPVNNVAIEAKGKRERVQFSWNPYSDAKGYVFRIWSETKSEVHTLKTKKVNVSLSLLAENKYFWEIYPIHKSGVRYQRKSPPESFTLYGKQLPTPELEILTPKNPIGVEWRPLKDVSYNISIFRRDILGLEWAKIEEQNDIRTGKWLFKKPLRPGQYKVEVFGVGKMRTNSIVATKEFFVKPKLQELLGLSQVNLQGAQND
- a CDS encoding PilZ domain-containing protein, whose protein sequence is MIEDDQNSRSDDPNDRSFFTQLSSSDREDLLKGLREVVSLEASIAIPDKKLIRVKCGCMKGSLMLILEGGLEIGSYSGAVEVEFIFNLNKYLLKSNLKADESGRKYLGLNGDFYLVQRRKNFRVDVPVHIIPSCSFVLSNQSKRLFRAKVLNISLGGCLLAIEPRNNHTFQIDNQIEMTLSIEGGKVIEVTGVIRRVLSVHQQKDFSLRLGIEFERLSSHEESRINEIVMKCYRMTNRFGSRLRSM
- a CDS encoding DUF493 family protein, yielding MRSRYPGDHEKFKAILNTEYKWPCEYMFKFIVLREALPQVEALFPQHSMTFRDSRNGNYVSATVFFKADCADIIIAIYERASKINGLIAL